Part of the Pieris rapae chromosome 14, ilPieRapa1.1, whole genome shotgun sequence genome is shown below.
aaaagccGCCGCTTGCTACTTTGAACTTCGCGTTAGATTCTTAGTCCTACTTGACCATCACTATTCCTGTAAACTTCGAgcttaatcataaaaactaaGCTTTATCACACTGTTAATTACTTCAATGTTTTGAAGAATAGGGTGAGAAACGTTTTAATTTCCTCAAATCGCAGATGTCTGGTAGtagcaaaataaaatgttatttcgccgatattattatcattaataatttacctcAAAAAGAAAGTTGCGTCGTTAAAGTCGTCTGTACCATTTAACGAAGCAAGTGTCTGGTACAAAATGCGATAATTACTTTGCGTAACTTTGGTATGATTAATTAAGATTGTGTTATGACAATTTACGTTGATTCTCGTATCATTGATCTACGGTAtcttagaaaatttattatacagtaCAGAAAATGTATCTTTGGGAAggtaaattctaaaaaaaaacacataattgTTATTGGTCTAATAGGATTGCGAATTGCGGTCGTGGAACTTCTCCACTTTTCCAAATAAGAGTCCATATTCCACTAACGTTGAAAATCTGTGCACACAGGCAATGTTAGTTGGGCCACGCGTGCGTAAACCCCCTAATGGTAGATGGTAATCTGTTGCTCATataccataaaaaaaatttcagagCATTCTTGGCGAGTTCAACCGCGAGCAGGACGCGTTTATCAAAGGCCAAGAGAAGGGTGGAGGTGCTGCTACTGCGCCCTGGGTCGGCGCTCCCAATGAGGCTTCACTGAAAGAAGAGTGTGTGTCTCTTTCAACTGTAAGTCACTAagctataatatgtatataggtATTAACTACGTTATTTATTATGGATACATATACAATAGGTAGCTATGTTCTCTGTTTATGCtacttaacataaaaattgtaagCAGAAAAATGAGGCTGAACATTAGCCTACTATGCTTATCTACTTTCCTCTTTTGTCGATGAATCTGTATTTGTACTTTACTTATTCTAGAATGATGCAAATCCATTTCAAACGTGTTCTGAACTCCAGATAGTGTCGATATTACTTTGCTTCTTTGTTCGAAAAACGTGCTAAATTAAGTtgtcaattatataaaaataacttatggCCTTATGGTcacagaaatatatttttcaaaaacccccgcaaaaataaaaataatgccgGTGGTTCTTAGTATTGTGCGTTACCAACGGATTTGTAGAGTTTTTGTATTtacgaataattaatttacaggaCCGACGGAACTTCGTGCGAGCACCACCGGCTGGTGTGGAGTTTGACTTTGACTATGACAAAATGTACCCAGTGGCCGTAGCTATTATGGCGGAGGATCCCAACCTTGAGAAAATGCGTTTCGACCTTGTACCTAAAGTGTAAGTATGGAACAAATctgaaaattactttaaaaaaacattaggacaaataatttttctatgaGTAACTAGAttacgtttaaaataaaaaaagaattattttgttataactaagaacatattattattaatattttgacttAGAGTATGTCGTGTGTCATCTCGACTCGTCGCGTCAAGAGTCTTATGAAATACTCAACATGAGTTCATAGACAACTTCTAAAGAAGTACATAACATTCCAGTATAACAGAGGAGAACTTCTGGCGGAACTATTTCTACCGCGTGTCCCTCATCTGTCAGGCAAACGAGGCTGACGCTGTCGCCCGCCAGTCTAGCGCTGACGACTCGCAGGGTGAGTAtccaattttattatctaatttCACAACGAACCAATCGTAATTGCTACGAGTCGttgattaaagaaaatacatatggATAATGGAACGTAtagaattactatttttttaatgtcttaaaatatttcactaaatatcaaaatgtaaattttaaaggaTTCGTAACAATGACTTCTGGTAATTTAGTAATTCGCAGAATTGTAATTTGGTAATTCCCAGAttcgtaataattaatttcgtaaTTTGGTAATTTCCAGattcgtaataattaaattggtaATTTGGTAATTCCCAGATTTGTAATAGATCCacaatagtaattataaaccCTTATAGTGAGGCAGCATATTTCTGTCTGTTTCTCTGATCTTTTGATATGTCTCTTCCTGTATTTTATTGGTTAATGTGTAATTCCTAATGAATTGTtttggtaaaaatatatatatcttacaaaggatttattacaaaattatgtcTGCCttttagttctttttttaCATCGCTTGGATTTGTagtatttagaaaattttttgtttcaccacttgctagatttttttatttcctttttttgttatttcaccATTAGACAGTAAATCGGCAAGCGAGGATCTAATTGAGAAAGAGAGTCAATCGATTGATGACGTCAAGAAAAgaattaaatctttgaaagtcGATAGAGATGACGGTAAGATTTTGAATGGCTAACcggtttttatatacaatatagtaTTAACGAGTCGTTgattttgtatagaaaataattatcttacaAAATTACGATTTGTAAGTACTGGTATATTGGATATAGAATCCGtactaataaaaacaactttgGTCTTAGGAGTcactaacaaaacaaaaaatcactAAAATCTGTTTAGCAGTTTGAGAGCTGTATGCACTTTTGTACACTAATTCACTTGTTAGTAAattgcaaaattttatttcacatttatcctcattttattttagtaattttcgCTATGAGTTATTTTGTcttcattttttaatagtttttaaaaattcattgacTACAACCAACTTTGAGAATAAATAgcattgattttaatatgttttttcgtTTTCGGAATGCAGCTTAAGCGACGGACATCGGTTTGTTAAAATACCATGGTAGCCCTACTTTCCCATGGCCCATACCCCGGCCGATACAATACTTTATTCATAAGAGTTCATGTAGTTATGTTTGTAGCATCGCGGTGTATGGAGTATACTTCCCTTCTGTGTTTTCATATTAATGTGATAATGCCGAATCtgtgtaacataaatattatacatataaataaaaaaatatactctgcttaaatttaaaaattcatatataattttttttaaatatttgatagacAAAATCTTACAGCTTGTGTATCACGAAACAGCTGTCTAGTCACCCTGAGGGAACCGTAGGGCTTGGCCATTCCATATTTTCCTTTAACTATGCCCGTTAGGTTAGACGAAGCTAGTTTGACGATATCTGCTCAATGCTCTATTATTTTTGGCTTTATCACATTAACGCTGTTGGATCTCATTGTTTTAacgttatttgtattaaaattatatcgcTGTTCTATAATTTAACGAATTCAAAGTATATCATGTCTCATACTTGTTGACGTATCGTGTGTTGATGTTAATATATGACAATATAGCTTTTCTCCTTATatgaatgtatatatgtattcataTAAAGTCACTGTTTCAAATTTTAGCTTTCATCACCGGCTTGAGACATACTGAAGTTGAATCTTAATAGTTAACTTAGTAGTCTGTCTCTATTGAGGTATTTAGAGGCAGTAAATATGATGGAACTTGTAAACTGAAtgttatatatgtgtataagtATAGTGACGTCACTTATTGTATTCCGGTTTTAACATTGCTACCGTCGCTCGGCGCCTGGTCCCGCATTTATTTACACGCTTCGAGTCTCAAAGTTGGTTCGTAGCAATGTTGAAACTGAATGTTgtcagatttatattctattaaggGTTTTCAAACTTGTCAAATCATAACTTGGAGCTAGTGGTTCATATATAGCCGCGACATATCACTTATGTGTGACAGTCAATTAAATTCACACTAACTGCCGTTTCTTAGGACTTTGAGCTGGCAACATTGACCCTCTGTTAGCGAGACCCCGTACTTAATGTTTCGTAGAGTAGTCGATGTGGGGACAGGTGATAACGTCAGGCCTAGATTCTTTTCTGTCGCtactaatttttgtatatgttttaattgacaAGTCATACTTTAGCTAATATTTCGTCCTTTATcagtattattaaactatgttATAAGTTCGTTCTGTTGTCTATAGCGACAGTATAGATGTTACACTTTCTATTGTCAATACTTGAAAAATGTTtagtgaaatataatattatagttaacGGCATTTATAGTTAGTTATTatgaattgaaataattatattattctaaaataattggtCGTATTATTTCTTGACGTTTTTGGGAGAAGAAGACAAAGTAACTCTTTTAAGGTagtaaaatcagttttatgttttttatgtgtttttcgtaaatacattttttgtgaCATTTCAGAGCAGTGGGAAAAGGAATTGGAGGCTGAATTAAAGGAGTATGAGGTTGTTGCTGGAAAGTCTGGCGATGATAAGTGGGAGAAAGAGTGCGAAGATCTTCTCGGGGAAGAGATGGATCTTAAGTAGGAGATATTATTTgacttaaatctttgaaaagtCAATTGGAATTTAAGATtggattatttattgaaaacttaAATACGTGATTTGAGTtacttttcaatttattattcaaataattgatGAACGGGTTCCTGGAACAGGGGAGTGCTTGAATTTTGCCAagaaatttagaatataaatgcTGATAGAGTAAGACTAGCTTTCGGACAGTCAATGATTTCAACTGCAGTATAGACACAACTATACTTAGTGTCGCCATTTTGGCTTTCACCATTTTATTGCCCTCACCT
Proteins encoded:
- the LOC111001884 gene encoding synapse-associated protein of 47 kDa isoform X1, with amino-acid sequence MFSGLTNQVSSWMGAAKGDPQDEEVPTPTKEATGEAAAEMDKQSPTKGGSKLDLITNVKSQMTGWLGSGIPGIPGLKKNEAPSADAPEVAPVEPAEVAEVKPEGKEDDDNSRYISATGGADSRPGSTGGTPTEEQPAGVGNVSGPHSRKLTVDAIEVPNMQELTTKAVAGAKSLGNFLYSAVNKAGAKVSEASAKIKKTVEENSILGEFNREQDAFIKGQEKGGGAATAPWVGAPNEASLKEECVSLSTDRRNFVRAPPAGVEFDFDYDKMYPVAVAIMAEDPNLEKMRFDLVPKVITEENFWRNYFYRVSLICQANEADAVARQSSADDSQDSKSASEDLIEKESQSIDDVKKRIKSLKVDRDDEQWEKELEAELKEYEVVAGKSGDDKWEKECEDLLGEEMDLK
- the LOC111001884 gene encoding synapse-associated protein of 47 kDa isoform X4; protein product: MFSGLTNQVSSWMGAAKGDPQDEEVPTPTKEATGEAAAEMDKQSPTKGGSKLDLITNVKSQMTGWLGSGIPGIPGLKKNEAPSADAPEVAPVEPAEVAEVKPEGKEDDDNSSATGGADSRPGSTGGTPTEEQPAGVGNVTTKAVAGAKSLGNFLYSAVNKAGAKVSEASAKIKKTVEENSILGEFNREQDAFIKGQEKGGGAATAPWVGAPNEASLKEECVSLSTDRRNFVRAPPAGVEFDFDYDKMYPVAVAIMAEDPNLEKMRFDLVPKVITEENFWRNYFYRVSLICQANEADAVARQSSADDSQDSKSASEDLIEKESQSIDDVKKRIKSLKVDRDDEQWEKELEAELKEYEVVAGKSGDDKWEKECEDLLGEEMDLK
- the LOC111001884 gene encoding synapse-associated protein of 47 kDa isoform X2, with product MFSGLTNQVSSWMGAAKGDPQDEEVPTPTKEATGEAAAEMDKQSPTKGGSKLDLITNVKSQMTGWLGSGIPGIPGLKKNEAPSADAPEVAPVEPAEVAEVKPEGKEDDDNSSATGGADSRPGSTGGTPTEEQPAGVGNVSGPHSRKLTVDAIEVPNMQELTTKAVAGAKSLGNFLYSAVNKAGAKVSEASAKIKKTVEENSILGEFNREQDAFIKGQEKGGGAATAPWVGAPNEASLKEECVSLSTDRRNFVRAPPAGVEFDFDYDKMYPVAVAIMAEDPNLEKMRFDLVPKVITEENFWRNYFYRVSLICQANEADAVARQSSADDSQDSKSASEDLIEKESQSIDDVKKRIKSLKVDRDDEQWEKELEAELKEYEVVAGKSGDDKWEKECEDLLGEEMDLK
- the LOC111001884 gene encoding synapse-associated protein of 47 kDa isoform X3 translates to MFSGLTNQVSSWMGAAKGDPQDEEVPTPTKEATGEAAAEMDKQSPTKGGSKLDLITNVKSQMTGWLGSGIPGIPGLKKNEAPSADAPEVAPVEPAEVAEVKPEGKEDDDNSRYISATGGADSRPGSTGGTPTEEQPAGVGNVTTKAVAGAKSLGNFLYSAVNKAGAKVSEASAKIKKTVEENSILGEFNREQDAFIKGQEKGGGAATAPWVGAPNEASLKEECVSLSTDRRNFVRAPPAGVEFDFDYDKMYPVAVAIMAEDPNLEKMRFDLVPKVITEENFWRNYFYRVSLICQANEADAVARQSSADDSQDSKSASEDLIEKESQSIDDVKKRIKSLKVDRDDEQWEKELEAELKEYEVVAGKSGDDKWEKECEDLLGEEMDLK